One window from the genome of Terriglobia bacterium encodes:
- a CDS encoding DegT/DnrJ/EryC1/StrS family aminotransferase: protein RNHGFKTKYHNEILGGNFRLDEIQAAVLRVKLKYLDAWTEGRRRNAGIYRDALKSVPSISLPGEVPGGRHIFNQFVIRSANRDALMTRLKKQGIGCEIYYPVPLHLLPCFASLGYHPADFPVSEMASQQTLALPIYPELTPEMIGRVAATIAR from the coding sequence CGCAATCACGGTTTCAAGACGAAATATCACAATGAGATTCTCGGCGGGAACTTCCGTCTCGATGAAATCCAGGCCGCGGTGCTCCGCGTGAAGCTGAAATATCTGGACGCGTGGACCGAGGGGCGCCGGCGGAATGCGGGAATCTATCGCGATGCGTTGAAGAGTGTCCCCTCGATATCGTTGCCCGGCGAGGTTCCCGGTGGCCGGCACATTTTCAATCAGTTCGTCATTCGCAGCGCTAATCGCGATGCGCTGATGACGCGGCTGAAAAAGCAGGGGATTGGTTGCGAGATCTACTATCCCGTTCCGTTGCATCTGCTCCCGTGCTTCGCGTCTCTCGGCTACCATCCCGCAGATTTCCCCGTCAGCGAAATGGCTTCGCAACAGACTCTGGCGCTTCCGATATATCCGGAACTGACGCCGGAAATGATTGGCCGGGTTGCGGCCACAATTGCCCGCTGA